Proteins from a single region of Esox lucius isolate fEsoLuc1 chromosome 13, fEsoLuc1.pri, whole genome shotgun sequence:
- the LOC105021666 gene encoding protein FAM214B has translation MRHIHVELTRGIKEELAPVELPAHVGDLPPPTAPSQGPDPGVMRPGMGVGVGVPRPFGQEELRLQKVYQLSIFSHLGGFSASDSPRASEAQLGQAQRAARARVKRGLEEPKLGHKRPHLVGDQDQDGLDGGVLCGTGPGMEVGVEVGQGSAFSGTVVDNKDHEGGLSPRSPPPAPLSPGHTPARRPAQHNHDRPVPDPWAPLSPKSPPMAEPHCPPSSHGPLPNTEPPPGGDAPAYSLGDGGSWEVGSGGSSSGQHQPACRTDGGSCRAPSTPAEPVLGTPGSLSPHPTDPQEQGDVSEWGSQLESPPPHPSATTFTNGLASPEKTPSSSGLRGSCSGVKKKLLSSSDTGESCSEDEGPSTSKRSRLALLAPGLGLASCRGTDAKAAPFWNHLLPGARHRDLPKSALESARASRRLKSGMRLKSRQLRSGRRTDISGRSVRSGWPPSSISRSLLGNFEESILKGRFSPSGRIEGFTAEIGASGSYCPQHATLPVHVTYYDISEHSAPSPFLGVVSLEPLGKKGYNVPKTGTIQVTLFNPNKTVVKMFLVTYNFGDMPVNHMTFLRHRIFLVPVEEVEPGGKGEGSLEPRAKPTERRKILCYLIHLRFQSSKSGKIYLHNDIRLLFSRKSVEVDTGIPYELKSFTEVPRNPKYSPRV, from the exons ATGAGGCACATTCACGTAGAACTGACACGCGGCATCAAGGAGGAGCTGGCTCCTGTGGAGCTCCCAGCACATGTGGGGGATCTGCCACCTCCCACAGCCCCCTCCCAGGGCCCCGACCCTGGGGTGATGAGGCCAGGCATGGGGGTCGGGGTTGGGGTTCCCCGGCCCTTCGGTCAGGAGGAGCTGCGTCTTCAGAAGGTCTACCAGCTTTCCATCTTCTCCCACCTGGGGGGGTTTTCGGCTTCCGACTCCCCCAGGGCCAGCGAGGCCCAGCTGGGTCAGGCCCAGCGGGCCGCCAGGGCGAGGGTCAAGAGGGGCCTGGAGGAGCCCAAGCTCGGTCATAAAAGGCCACACCTGGTCGGGGACCAGGACCAAGACGGCCTGGATGGAGGCGTGCTGTGTGGGACAGGACCTGGGATGGAAGTTGGGGTGGAGGTGGGACAGGGGTCGGCATTCTCCGGCACCGTGGTGGATAACAAGGACCATGAGGGGGGGCTTTCACCCAGGTCACCCCCACCGGCCCCCCTCTCGCCTGGCCACACTCCTGCTCGACGCCCTGCCCAGCACAATCACGACAGGCCCGTTCCAGACCCGTGGGCTCCGCTGTCGCCGAAATCTCCACCAATGGCTGAACCCCACTGCCCCCCTAGCTCCCACGGTCCCTTACCCAACACAGAGCCTCCTCCTGGGGGAGACGCTCCGGCTTACTCCCTGGGCGACGGAGGGTCCTGGGAGGTCGGCAGCGGTGGCTCCTCCTCAGGACAGCATCAGCCTGCTTGTCGCACTGATGGGGGATCCTGTCGAGCGCCCAGCACCCCCGCAGAACCCGTTCTCGGAACTCCAGGGTCCCTCTCCCCCCACCCTACAGACCCCCAGGAGCAGGGGGATGTCAGTGAGTGGGGGTCCCAGCTAGAGTCCCCACCTCCCCATCCTAGTGCCACCACCTTCACCAATGGCCTAGCCTCCCCGGAGAAGACCCCGAGCTCCAGTGGGCTCCGTGGGTCCTGCTCTGGCGTAAAGAAGAAGCTGCTGTCCTCCAGTGACACCGGGGAGTCTTGTTCGGAGGACGAGGGCCCCTCCACGTCCAAGAGGAGCCGCCTGGCACTGCTGGCCCCGGGGCTCGGGCTGGCCTCGTGCAGGGGCACCGATGCCAAGGCTGCCCCCTTCTGGAACCATCTCCTGCCTGGGGCGCGCCACCGCGACCTCCCCAAG AGTGCGTTGGAATCCGCCAGAGCGAGCAGGAGGCTGAAGAGCGGGATGCGACTGAAAAG tCGACAGCTGCGCAGTGGGAGGCGTACAGACATCTCTGGTCGCTCTGTCCGGTCAGGCTGGCCCCCTTCTTCAATCAGCCGGTCACTACTGGGGAACTTTGag GAGTCGATCCTGAAGGGTCGTTTCTCTCCGTCGGGTCGCATCGAGGGCTTCACGGCGGAGATTGGTGCCAGCGGCTCCTACTGCCCCCAACACGCCACCCTGCCTGTACACGTCACCTACTATGACATCTCTGAGCACAGCGCACCTTCACCTTTCCTG GGAGTGGTCTCCTTGGAGCCTCTTGGAAAGAAAGGATACAATGTACCCAAGACTGGGACCATACAAGTG ACCTTATTTAATCCCAATAAAACTGTGGTGAAGATGTTCCTGGTCACCTATAACTTTGGGGACATGCCCGTcaatcacatgaccttcttacGTCACCGCATCTTCCTGGTTCCCGTTGAGGAAGTGGAACCAGGTGGGAAGGGGGAGGGGTCTCTGGAGCCCAGGGCCAAGCccacagagaggaggaagattCTCTGCTACTTGATCCACCTCCG ATTCCAGAGCTCCAAATCTGGGAAGATCTACTTGCACAATGATATCCGGCTGCTATTCTCCCGAAAGTCTGTAGAAGTGGACACAGGGATCCCTTATGAGCTCAAGTCTTTCACCGAGGTGCCAAGAAACCCCAAATACTCCCCCCGTGTGTGA
- the naaladl1 gene encoding aminopeptidase NAALADL1, which translates to MLKKLLLGGLGAALVLTAGILLGHFGIQRGSTIPGWIQDVTQDVDEDLIQRFISEVDNVEIQENLRELTKVPHMATTAGDERTVQYMLKRWQDPDTGLDRAWREEYLVYLSFPDPKTPNKVTVVNPSDTVLYTAREKEKEYGPDQKDPDVVQPYAAYAPAGHPKGKLVYANQGKPSDYLHLNQTLDLNGTIAITRYGGEGRAQKAINAAPYGVIGVLVYTDPRDINDGRMSDTNETYPHSWYMPPSGVERGSFNTQYGDLLTPYLAAKDDTYRISMAKITGIPPIPTQPIGFEDAYALICELGGRPAPSEWQGAFNCTYNLGGPGFKPTSTFKESQVQLDIYNRGEIKNSSNVMGVIRGSVEPDRYVIYGNHRDSWVHGAVDPSSGTSVMLEVTRVLGRMVKEGKWRPRRSVIFGSWGAEEFGLIGSAEYTEEYYSKLSERSVAYINVDISVFANATLRASGSPSAQSVILKASKQVKTPGSESTSVYDNWIRYFNRTSPTYGVIPNVGFLTGAGSDYAAFIHFLGITSMDISYTYDRTKTSARIYPAYHTAYDTFDYSSKFIDPGFTSHQTVARTAGNVLMRLADSLLLPFNCSDYAESLEAYLAKALELYTEGLAVHNISIEPLKSAVKTFRSAAASLDQMIRDSDLANETPLKVRGINDQLMLLDRAFLDPTAFPDQYGFRHVIWASSKASEPTFPGLADAYERAALSGLDEDWEEAHRQLSLLSQAILGAAHTLEEVI; encoded by the exons ATGCTGAAGAAGCTGCTGCTGGGTGGACTGGGGGCAGCCCTGGTCCTGACTGCAGGCATCCTGCTGGGGCACTTTGGCATCCAGAGGGGCTCGACCATACCCGGCTGGATACAGGATGTGACCCAGGATGTAGACGAGGACCTCATCCAGAGGTTCATTTCTGAGGTGGACAACGTGGAGATACAGGAGAACCTCAG GGAGCTGACCAAAGTGCCCCACATGGCGACTACGGCCGGAGATGAGAGGACTGTTCAGTACATGCTGAAGAGATGGCAGGACCCAGACACGGGTTTGGACCGGGCCTGGAGGGAGGAGTACCTGGTCTATCTGTCCTTCCCCGACCCCAAAACCCCCAACAAGGTCACAGTGG TTAACCCATCGGACACGGTCCTGTACACTgccagagaaaaggagaaggaatacGGCCCAGACCAGAAGGATCCTGACGTGGTCCAGCCCTACGCCGCCTATGCCCCCGCTGGACACCCCAAG GGGAAACTCGTCTACGCCAACCAAGGGAAACCCAGTGACTACCTGCATCTCAACCAGACCCTGGACCTCAACGGGACCATCGCCATCACCCGATACGGAGGAGAGGGTAGAGCTCAGAAA GCCATCAACGCAGCTCCGTATGGTGTGATCGGAGTGCTGGTGTACACCGACCCGCGGGACATCAATGACGGCCGGATGTCTGACACCAACGAGACGTACCCCCACTCCTGGTACATGCCCCCCTCGGGGGTGGAGCGGGGATCCTTCAACACCCAGTATGGAGATTTGCTGACACCGTATTTGGCCGCTAAAG ATGACACGTACAGAATATCAATGGCGAAAATCACCGGGATCCCACCCATTCCAACTCAACCAATCGGATTTGAGGATGCCTACGCCCTGATATG TGAGTTGGGGGGACGACCTGCCCCCTCTGAATGGCAGGGAGCATTCAACTGCACCTATAACCTTGGGggaccaggattcaaaccaacatCCACCTTTAAAGAGAG CCAAGTACAGCTGGACATTTATAACCGTGGGGAGATTAAGAACTCCTCCAACGTCATGGGGGTGATACGAGGCAGTGTTGAGCCAG ACAGGTATGTGATATACGGTAACCATAGAGACAGCTGGGTTCACGGAGCGGTCGACCCGAGCAGCGGAACCTCTGTCATGCTGGAGGTCACCAGGGTGCTGGGACGAATGGTCAAGGAGG ggaaaTGGAGGCCTCGGAGGTCTGTTATCTTTGGCAGCTGGGGAGCCGAGGAGTTTGGGTTGATCGGGTCTGCAGAGTACACTGAG GAGTATTACAGCAAGCTGAGCGAACGGTCGGTGGCCTACATCAACGTGGACATATCTGTATTTG CCAACGCCACCCTGAGAGCGTCAGGGTCGCCCTCGGCTCAGAGCGTCATCCTAAAGGCCTCCAAACAG GTGAAAACACCTGGATCGGAGTCCACATCGGTTTATGACAACTGGATCCGTTACTTCAACCGCACCAGTCCCACCTACGGAGTCATTCCCAA TGTAGGCTTCCTGACAGGGGCCGGGAGTGATTACGCCGCCTTCATCCACTTCTTAGGAATCACCTCCATGGACATCTCCTATACCTACGACAGA ACCAAAACCAGTGCCAGAATATACCCGGCTTACCACACCGCCTACGACACGTTCGACTACTCCTCCAAGTTCATAGATCCAG GGTTCACCAGTCACCAGACGGTTGCCAGGACGGCTGGGAACGTGTTAATGCGATTGGCCGATAGCCTCCTGTTGCCGTTCAACTGCAGTGACTATGCAGAGTCTCTGGAGGCGTACCTTGCTAAAGCCCTGGAGCTGTATACAGAAGGACTGGCAGTCCACAACATCTCCATAG AACCATTGAAGAGTGCTGTGAAGACGTTCCGCTCTGCAGCAGCCAGCCTGGACCAGATGATACGAGATTCGGACCTGGCCAATGAGAC GCCCTTGAAGGTGCGTGGGATCAATGACCAGCTGATGCTCCTGGACAGGGCCTTCCTGGACCCGACAGCGTTTCCTGATCAATACGGATTCAG acATGTGATCTGGGCCTCCAGTAAGGCCAGTGAGCCCACCTTTCCTGGCCTGGCGGATGCGTATGAACGTGCTGCTTTGTCAGGACTAGACGAGGACTGGGAGGAGGCCCACCGTCAGCTGTCCCTCCTGAGTCAGGCCATCCTGGGCGCCGCCCACACACTGGAGGAGGTCATTTAG